A DNA window from Tachysurus fulvidraco isolate hzauxx_2018 chromosome 4, HZAU_PFXX_2.0, whole genome shotgun sequence contains the following coding sequences:
- the smoc2 gene encoding SPARC-related modular calcium-binding protein 2 isoform X1 translates to MRDSVLLLLLLVFGLLQEARAQKLSALTFLRVDQDKECNTDCANAQRKPLCASDGRTFASRCEFQRAKCRDPQLEVIRGSCKETSRCAAEKKYTEQQAKKLFPQVFVPVCNPDGTYSEVQCHSYTGYCWCVSPTGRPISGTAVANKKPRCKGSNHERVMPRDPGKPVSLQIFSILNADDESVVLVEETQPPTDEEDKITQYPTLWTEQVRSRKNTSRTQSSSCDQEQLTAQEEARQHKNDAVFIPDCAQGGLYKPVQCHPSTGYCWCVLIDTGRPIPGTSTRYEQPKCDGNARAHPNKPKDLYRSRHLQGCPGNKKNEFLTSVLDALSTDMVHAVTDPAAAGRMPEPDPNHTLEERVVHWYFSQLDKNLSGDIGKKEIKPFRRLLRKKSKPKKCVKKFVEYCDISNDKALSLQELIGCLGVMKEEVAKASEGTTSIKLNMVKKQG, encoded by the exons TTCCTACGAGTCGACCAGGATAAGGAGTGTAACACTGATTGCGCCAATGCTCAACGCAAGCCCCTGTGCGCGTCTGACGGACGAACCTTTGCCTCGCGTTGTGAGTTCCAGCGCGCCAAGTGCCGCGACCCCCAGCTGGAAGTCATACGAGGCTCATGCAAAG AAACATCGAGGTGCGCGGCTGAGAAGAAGTACACAGAGCAGCAGGCCAAGAAACTTTTCCCACAGGTGTTCGTTCCTGTGTGTAATCCGGACGGCACGTACAGCGAG gtcCAGTGCCACAGCTACACTGGTTACTGCTGGTGTGTATCACCCACTGGTAGACCCATCAGTGGCACAGCAGTAGCCAATAAGAAGCCACGGTGCAAGG GCTCCAACCATGAGAGGGTCATGCCTCGAGATCCAGGAAAACCAG TTTCCTTGCAAATCTTTTCCATTCTAAACGCAGATGATGAGTCTGTCGTTCTCGTCGAGGAGACGCAGCCGCCAACCGACGAAGAAG ACAAAATCACCCAGTACCCGACTCTCTGGACCGAGCAGGTGCGCAGCAGAAAGAACACGTCAAGGACACAAT CATCTTCTTGTGATCAAGAGCAGCTGACAGCACAAGAGGAGGCAAGGCAACATAAGAACGATGCTGTGTTCATCCCTGACTGTGCCCAAGGTGGTCTTTATAAGCCAGTCCAGTGTCACCCTTCTACTGGCTACTGCTGGTGCGTTTTAATAGACACAGGACGGCCCATACCTGGGACCTCCACCAG ATACGAACAGCCAAAATGTGACGGCAATGCGAGAGCACATCCCAACAAACCCAAAGATCTGTACAGGAGCCGACATCTTCAGG gATGCCCTGGAAATAAGAAAAACGAATTTCTGACGAGCGTTTTGGACGCACTCTCTACGGACATGGTTCACGCAGTTACCGATCCAGCTGCTGCCGGCAG AATGCCAGAACCAGACCCTAACCACACTCTGGAAGAACGGGTGGTGCACTGGTATTTCAGTCAGCTGGACAAGAACCTGAGCGGTGACATCGGCAAAAAGGAGATCAAGCCGTTCAGACGCTTGCTGCGCAAGAAATCCAAGCCAAAGAAGTGTGTGAAAAAGTTTGTAGAGTACTGCGACATCAGTAACGACAAGGCTCTCTCACTGCAGGAGCTGATAGGTTGCCTTGGGGTCATGAAGGAAGAAG TGGCCAAAGCAAGCGAAGGCACAACCTCCATTAAACTA AACATGGTGAAAAAGCAAGGCTGA
- the smoc2 gene encoding SPARC-related modular calcium-binding protein 2 isoform X2: protein MRDSVLLLLLLVFGLLQEARAQKLSALTFLRVDQDKECNTDCANAQRKPLCASDGRTFASRCEFQRAKCRDPQLEVIRGSCKETSRCAAEKKYTEQQAKKLFPQVFVPVCNPDGTYSEVQCHSYTGYCWCVSPTGRPISGTAVANKKPRCKGSNHERVMPRDPGKPDDESVVLVEETQPPTDEEDKITQYPTLWTEQVRSRKNTSRTQSSSCDQEQLTAQEEARQHKNDAVFIPDCAQGGLYKPVQCHPSTGYCWCVLIDTGRPIPGTSTRYEQPKCDGNARAHPNKPKDLYRSRHLQGCPGNKKNEFLTSVLDALSTDMVHAVTDPAAAGRMPEPDPNHTLEERVVHWYFSQLDKNLSGDIGKKEIKPFRRLLRKKSKPKKCVKKFVEYCDISNDKALSLQELIGCLGVMKEEVAKASEGTTSIKLNMVKKQG, encoded by the exons TTCCTACGAGTCGACCAGGATAAGGAGTGTAACACTGATTGCGCCAATGCTCAACGCAAGCCCCTGTGCGCGTCTGACGGACGAACCTTTGCCTCGCGTTGTGAGTTCCAGCGCGCCAAGTGCCGCGACCCCCAGCTGGAAGTCATACGAGGCTCATGCAAAG AAACATCGAGGTGCGCGGCTGAGAAGAAGTACACAGAGCAGCAGGCCAAGAAACTTTTCCCACAGGTGTTCGTTCCTGTGTGTAATCCGGACGGCACGTACAGCGAG gtcCAGTGCCACAGCTACACTGGTTACTGCTGGTGTGTATCACCCACTGGTAGACCCATCAGTGGCACAGCAGTAGCCAATAAGAAGCCACGGTGCAAGG GCTCCAACCATGAGAGGGTCATGCCTCGAGATCCAGGAAAACCAG ATGATGAGTCTGTCGTTCTCGTCGAGGAGACGCAGCCGCCAACCGACGAAGAAG ACAAAATCACCCAGTACCCGACTCTCTGGACCGAGCAGGTGCGCAGCAGAAAGAACACGTCAAGGACACAAT CATCTTCTTGTGATCAAGAGCAGCTGACAGCACAAGAGGAGGCAAGGCAACATAAGAACGATGCTGTGTTCATCCCTGACTGTGCCCAAGGTGGTCTTTATAAGCCAGTCCAGTGTCACCCTTCTACTGGCTACTGCTGGTGCGTTTTAATAGACACAGGACGGCCCATACCTGGGACCTCCACCAG ATACGAACAGCCAAAATGTGACGGCAATGCGAGAGCACATCCCAACAAACCCAAAGATCTGTACAGGAGCCGACATCTTCAGG gATGCCCTGGAAATAAGAAAAACGAATTTCTGACGAGCGTTTTGGACGCACTCTCTACGGACATGGTTCACGCAGTTACCGATCCAGCTGCTGCCGGCAG AATGCCAGAACCAGACCCTAACCACACTCTGGAAGAACGGGTGGTGCACTGGTATTTCAGTCAGCTGGACAAGAACCTGAGCGGTGACATCGGCAAAAAGGAGATCAAGCCGTTCAGACGCTTGCTGCGCAAGAAATCCAAGCCAAAGAAGTGTGTGAAAAAGTTTGTAGAGTACTGCGACATCAGTAACGACAAGGCTCTCTCACTGCAGGAGCTGATAGGTTGCCTTGGGGTCATGAAGGAAGAAG TGGCCAAAGCAAGCGAAGGCACAACCTCCATTAAACTA AACATGGTGAAAAAGCAAGGCTGA